The DNA region gaaaattacGTAATGCAGTTATGTTTTTAACATCATATCCTGGTAATTATTCAAAGGatgcatttttaaaatcaattattgattcattaaattatcgtATTGATGTTAAAtcatttgttatattattaagatttttaaatgacaataatactGATGGTAGTAGTGATGTTGATAATACAAGTGTTGCATTAGTTGATGAAGCATTGAGAGGTTGTTTAACACAAATAACAAcatataaaagtaaaacaatatttaaaataattgatgaattaattgaatctGGTTTAACAATATCAAATGATGTTGCTAATGAAATacgtgataatttatcatcaaagcTAACACctgaaattgatgataaaattaaattattatcatctggTACACTTAAACAAGTACCAATGATTGAATATAATccatatttaaattcatcatcatcatcagctacatcatcatcatcatcaacaatgtCAAGAGAAGCAATAATGGgttcatataatttaattgatttacgTCGTCAATTTGCttataatgttgaaaaaaaagatgataaattgGTATATGatacattaattaaaatggaaaattctGGTTATTCATCAGCAGCTGTTTATGCACAAgcaattgatatattttgtgAAACAAATAATATGGATGCAGcatcaaaatttatgaaaatttttgaagaaaaatatccAGATGGTAAATTAGATCatcaaaaagtattaaaatatgcaacattattaattaaaaatgatcgTTTTGAAGAtgctattgaatttatatcaaataaaccAGTACCAAATGGTGAAGAAAGAAAATCACGTAGTGTTGCATCATGTGTACGTAGATTATTTGAAACAGTTGTTGAAACAAaacatgttgataatttaaatcaattatttaattttttaaaatcaaaaaattatgttgaaattgataattatatacttggtccattaattaaaatacatattgtaCGTAATGATTTACCAAAAGCACTTGATACATTTGAACGTGCATGTATTGATTATAAATGTACAccatataaaaatgtattatcaatgacatttattgaaaatgaagatgcaaattcattacaaaaattaactgATTTATGTACTGAAATACATGGTGAAAGTAATGCACTTGTTGATCTTGCATTTATGTTCCTCGAATGTGGTAGAGTACgtcaagctaaaaaaatacttgaaacaTCTGGTATACAagtatataatgataaaataataaatgccaTTGAAAGATTTTCaagaattgataaatttgagtATTTAGAacaaataactaaaataacaCGTAATGTTTCAAGACTTGATCGTggattattatataatacattATTAGAAGTATATAATGATAGAAACGATTATGAACGTGGTCTAGCATTATGGACTGAAATGCAAGAAGACAATGTACAACCAACtaattatttcttaaatttattaagtaatttattaaaaaaaaataatcaaccagtaccatttatttataatagttcaacaattgataatCAAAAACAATCATCACTTTCaattaatacatataataacaacaacaactacaacaacaacatcaacaataacatcaacaataacaacaacaacgataacaacaataataataatgataatattaataaacgtAAAATTACAAGACGttcttttgatgaaaatttagcTGATGCATTAGATAGAAAAGATTGGGCACAAGCTGAAGATATATGTCGTAATCCAACGAATGCAAGAAAAGAAACAAGAAATAAACTTGGTGCATTAATAAGAGcacttattgataataatgaaattgacAGAGCAATTATATTAACAAGATCagttttacaacaaaattatggtattagattatttttatttggtgaattatgtgaaaaattaattgatgcaAAACgttttgatgatattgaagaatttaaaaatatattaagtgAAGAACAAATATAtgaacttgatttttataaaatattttcaaaagctcaaataataaaaaatggtattaaaaattatattgaaaataataattttgaagtatGTAATGATGATGTACGTTcagctgaaaaaaatatacattttggTGAATTAACACATGGTTTATTATGTGATCCAAGTGCAGTTGGTGATTTTGAATTATGGGCTAAAAAGCTAGCTGATAAAGGAATAACAAGAGCAATGCAATCATTAtggaattatcattttattaataaatcaccTGAAGCTGATGAATTATGGACAAATTAtatgatgaataataaat from Aphidius gifuensis isolate YNYX2018 linkage group LG5, ASM1490517v1, whole genome shotgun sequence includes:
- the LOC122856745 gene encoding leucine-rich PPR motif-containing protein, mitochondrial, which gives rise to MATILRYAKYLRQVPGGLSRRLNIVHNHVEASPGKFNLQHHQLPQLSAGYATSAGLKSFPSSSSSQPSLSSSSLSPIQNYEKSYQNLELQLRKSGRALKSDIERILGEIELLHTIPSLDALLLIRCCGKPLIDRNSSECIELVNEVWSTLEKLKVPLDVSHYNALLNVYLEKNYKFSPNNFMNTMMNNGVDLNRVTYQRLIAGYCQTGDIEGATNILAIMHSKGIPVCENIFNSLITGHSEANDMDNAVGILKTMDSSGIQHSADTYCALLCAYAKRGDMESINKIHDDLKKLNLTLLDNHTIDVILSLAVNGHTDKAYEYSKNLNKEVVSDSEIGRLLVKLVDIKQLDLAIKLLKLTSNDETRYQIRSTYLIRSIASHKNYNTEEIINMCRILEDENLHKRAFIVTLYHILSNNIDCDRAINLMKTYASRDGEIREHYFWPILKEHSKNSNIDGIIGTLKIMINDFNIMPSLETLKEYVIPYMFGTYENIMAALREINIPKENAANAIFGRLIYERKLRNAVMFLTSYPGNYSKDAFLKSIIDSLNYRIDVKSFVILLRFLNDNNTDGSSDVDNTSVALVDEALRGCLTQITTYKSKTIFKIIDELIESGLTISNDVANEIRDNLSSKLTPEIDDKIKLLSSGTLKQVPMIEYNPYLNSSSSSATSSSSSTMSREAIMGSYNLIDLRRQFAYNVEKKDDKLVYDTLIKMENSGYSSAAVYAQAIDIFCETNNMDAASKFMKIFEEKYPDGKLDHQKVLKYATLLIKNDRFEDAIEFISNKPVPNGEERKSRSVASCVRRLFETVVETKHVDNLNQLFNFLKSKNYVEIDNYILGPLIKIHIVRNDLPKALDTFERACIDYKCTPYKNVLSMTFIENEDANSLQKLTDLCTEIHGESNALVDLAFMFLECGRVRQAKKILETSGIQVYNDKIINAIERFSRIDKFEYLEQITKITRNVSRLDRGLLYNTLLEVYNDRNDYERGLALWTEMQEDNVQPTNYFLNLLSNLLKKNNQPVPFIYNSSTIDNQKQSSLSINTYNNNNNYNNNINNNINNNNNNDNNNNNNDNINKRKITRRSFDENLADALDRKDWAQAEDICRNPTNARKETRNKLGALIRALIDNNEIDRAIILTRSVLQQNYGIRLFLFGELCEKLIDAKRFDDIEEFKNILSEEQIYELDFYKIFSKAQIIKNGIKNYIENNNFEVCNDDVRSAEKNIHFGELTHGLLCDPSAVGDFELWAKKLADKGITRAMQSLWNYHFINKSPEADELWTNYMMNNKSPLIRPIIDFAIQNKDVMLIKRLVQKLDNHPQLNINSKCRALNGLITTHTLAGQYDEALNVLNDVTKRYRLELFSRRTLLELKQGLEQSGKQFPFDLDNNDYSRNEPEELVKETASM